In one Candidatus Rokuibacteriota bacterium genomic region, the following are encoded:
- a CDS encoding HNH endonuclease — protein MHLKREPFTTEVTEADLKHERVKARALRQSQWWKRKLSGGVCHYCGRQVGARRLTMDHVVPLIRGGRSTRSNVVPACKDCNTKKQLLLPVEWEDHLRRLAGAERS, from the coding sequence ACGCGAGCCCTTCACCACCGAGGTCACCGAGGCCGACCTCAAGCACGAGCGCGTGAAGGCCCGCGCCCTCAGGCAGAGCCAGTGGTGGAAGCGGAAGCTCTCCGGCGGCGTCTGCCACTACTGCGGCCGTCAGGTCGGCGCCCGGCGGCTCACCATGGACCATGTGGTGCCGCTGATCCGCGGCGGCCGGAGCACCCGCAGCAACGTCGTCCCCGCCTGTAAGGACTGCAATACCAAGAAGCAGCTCCTCCTCCCCGTGGAATGGGAGGACCACCTTCGGCGCCTGGCGGGTGCAGAGAGGTCGTAA